In Capillimicrobium parvum, a genomic segment contains:
- a CDS encoding glycosyltransferase family 39 protein: MATVALRRPGTVRVRSVSRARLLYGAGLLALIVLSLFLRTREMGAHFWIDEGLSIGIARHPFFDIPGVLLQDGSPPLYYMVLHLWIQLVGEGEAATHWLSLFFALACIPVALWAGTSLFDRRVGWVLAGLTAINPFLTSYAQETRMYSLVVLLGMLATAFYLHAYVYDRRRYRIPFGVALVLLLYTHNWGLFLGFAFAVGIAVRWFTFTKGAPERRQLLRDAAVGFGTTALLYLPWVPSFISQALNTGAPWANAPGFRTLVRAPDLLLGGFGGTVILLLAAGAGLGTVAQRGLRERNVLVPVLAVIAVAPIVVAWLTSQVSPAWATRYLAVAVAPLLVLAALGLTRAGRLGIAGLAILAIMWLSASAPSTKSNAHYVAYEIGGQLKRGDLVISTQPEQIPVLSLYIDRWRKRLGRPGDVTYASPFGIQKDTGVTDWRDGTEHFDRTGIDTQLMPLLDKMPVGGQVALIVPKVFKPKRWTAPWTSRVLERSIEYQGILRGDPRYELTATVPLWFGGPGPNPLQGLLFRKYRNG, encoded by the coding sequence GTGGCAACCGTCGCCCTACGCCGTCCGGGCACGGTCAGGGTGCGGTCCGTATCCCGCGCGCGGCTGCTGTACGGCGCCGGGCTCCTTGCTCTGATCGTCCTCTCGCTCTTCCTGCGGACGCGGGAGATGGGAGCGCACTTCTGGATCGACGAGGGCCTGTCGATCGGAATCGCCCGCCACCCGTTCTTCGACATCCCGGGCGTCCTGCTCCAGGACGGCTCGCCGCCGCTGTACTACATGGTCCTGCACCTGTGGATCCAGCTCGTCGGCGAGGGCGAGGCCGCGACCCACTGGCTGTCGCTGTTCTTCGCGCTGGCCTGCATCCCCGTCGCGCTGTGGGCGGGCACGAGCCTGTTCGACCGCCGCGTCGGCTGGGTCCTCGCCGGGCTGACGGCGATCAACCCGTTCCTGACGAGCTACGCGCAGGAGACGCGGATGTACTCGCTCGTCGTCCTGCTCGGGATGCTGGCGACCGCCTTCTACCTGCACGCCTACGTCTACGACCGCCGCCGGTACCGCATCCCGTTCGGCGTCGCGCTCGTCCTCCTGCTCTACACGCACAACTGGGGGCTGTTCCTCGGCTTCGCCTTCGCCGTCGGCATCGCCGTCCGCTGGTTCACCTTCACGAAGGGCGCCCCCGAGCGCCGCCAGCTGCTGCGCGACGCCGCGGTCGGCTTCGGCACCACCGCGCTCCTGTACCTGCCGTGGGTCCCGAGCTTCATCTCGCAGGCGCTGAACACCGGCGCACCGTGGGCCAACGCCCCCGGCTTTCGCACGCTGGTCCGCGCGCCCGACCTGCTGCTCGGGGGCTTCGGCGGGACGGTCATCCTGCTGCTCGCCGCCGGGGCCGGCCTCGGCACCGTCGCCCAGCGCGGCCTGCGCGAGCGCAACGTCCTCGTGCCCGTCCTCGCCGTCATCGCGGTCGCGCCGATCGTCGTCGCCTGGCTGACCTCCCAGGTCTCGCCCGCGTGGGCGACGCGCTACCTCGCGGTGGCCGTCGCACCGCTGCTCGTGCTCGCGGCCCTCGGCCTCACGCGCGCGGGGCGCCTCGGCATCGCGGGCCTCGCGATCCTCGCGATCATGTGGCTCTCGGCCTCCGCGCCGAGCACGAAGAGCAACGCCCACTACGTCGCCTACGAGATCGGCGGGCAGCTGAAGCGCGGCGACCTCGTCATCTCGACGCAGCCCGAGCAGATCCCGGTCCTCTCGCTGTACATCGACCGCTGGCGCAAGCGGCTCGGCCGGCCCGGCGACGTGACGTACGCGAGCCCGTTCGGCATCCAGAAGGACACCGGCGTCACCGACTGGCGCGACGGCACCGAGCACTTCGACCGCACCGGCATCGACACTCAGCTCATGCCGCTGCTCGACAAGATGCCGGTGGGCGGCCAGGTCGCGCTCATCGTGCCGAAGGTCTTCAAGCCGAAGCGCTGGACGGCACCCTGGACGAGCCGGGTGCTGGAGCGCTCGATCGAGTACCAGGGCATCCTCCGGGGGGATCCGCGCTACGAACTGACCGCTACAGTCCCCCTGTGGTTCGGCGGGCCCGGACCGAACCCCCTGCAGGGACTCCTGTTCCGCAAGTACCGGAACGGGTAA
- a CDS encoding VOC family protein yields MNFSVDIVSIPVSEQDRARAFYVDVLGFAVREDAEMTEGRRWIELVPPAGGASISLVTWFDAMAPGSLRGLVLGADDCHDAFAELRRRGVEFVESEVQDAPWGQFATFCDPDGNGWVLVGPAAENA; encoded by the coding sequence GTGAACTTCAGCGTCGACATCGTGTCGATTCCGGTGAGCGAACAGGATCGCGCCCGCGCGTTCTACGTGGACGTCCTCGGCTTCGCCGTCCGCGAGGACGCCGAGATGACCGAGGGCCGCCGCTGGATCGAGCTCGTCCCACCCGCCGGCGGCGCCTCCATCTCGCTCGTCACGTGGTTCGACGCAATGGCGCCCGGCTCGCTGCGCGGCCTCGTGCTCGGCGCCGACGACTGCCACGACGCGTTCGCCGAACTGCGGCGCCGCGGCGTCGAGTTCGTCGAATCGGAGGTGCAGGACGCGCCCTGGGGCCAGTTCGCCACGTTCTGCGACCCGGACGGCAACGGCTGGGTGCTGGTCGGCCCGGCGGCCGAGAACGCATAG
- a CDS encoding SDR family oxidoreductase — protein MELGIGGRIALVTGGSQGIGRAIAAELAAEGARVAVTSRSEDRARAVAEELGGRGFAYDSGEDGAGARLADAAAAAFGAPVEILVTNTGGPPSGADPLGFAREQWERAYRELVLGPIDLIERVVPAMRERGWGRIVNVSSNSVREPIGNLMLSNVHRSAALSAFKTLARDLAGDGITFNTLLTGRIATERLAELYGSLDQAEEAARGDVPAGRLGTVEEMSAVATFLCSQRASFVTGEAIRVDGAMTRAV, from the coding sequence ATGGAACTCGGAATCGGCGGTCGCATCGCTCTGGTCACCGGGGGATCGCAGGGAATCGGCCGCGCGATCGCCGCCGAGCTCGCGGCCGAGGGCGCGCGCGTCGCGGTGACGTCGCGGTCCGAGGACCGCGCCCGCGCGGTCGCGGAGGAGCTCGGCGGCCGCGGATTCGCCTACGACAGCGGCGAGGACGGCGCGGGCGCCCGCCTCGCCGATGCGGCGGCGGCGGCGTTCGGCGCGCCGGTCGAGATCCTCGTGACGAACACGGGCGGCCCGCCGAGCGGGGCGGACCCGCTGGGCTTCGCGCGCGAGCAGTGGGAGCGCGCCTACCGCGAGCTCGTGCTCGGGCCGATCGATCTCATCGAGCGCGTCGTGCCCGCCATGCGCGAGCGCGGCTGGGGACGGATCGTGAACGTCTCGTCGAACTCGGTTCGCGAGCCGATCGGCAACCTCATGCTGTCCAACGTCCACCGCAGCGCCGCGCTGTCGGCCTTCAAGACGCTGGCGCGCGACCTCGCCGGCGACGGCATCACGTTCAACACGCTGCTGACCGGGCGCATCGCGACCGAGCGGCTCGCCGAGCTCTACGGCTCGCTCGATCAGGCCGAGGAGGCGGCGCGGGGCGACGTGCCGGCCGGGCGCCTCGGGACGGTCGAGGAGATGTCGGCGGTCGCGACGTTCCTGTGCTCACAGCGCGCGAGCTTCGTCACGGGCGAGGCGATCCGCGTGGACGGCGCGATGACCCGCGCCGTATAG
- a CDS encoding ABC transporter substrate-binding protein: MRRLLPLLTVLLSLLVPAAAFAALPAGEIRLGAVWSVTGAGASYAALQPAGAQLAVDEVNASGALGGARLALDERDDRSSASRAAELFTQLIDTGAVALLGPTLSNSALQADRVAQGRGVPVLGVSNTGDGVLDIGDVVFRDSLSERAVQPRTVAVTHRRLHYRRAAIVWATPDAYSKTGHDVFREALRGTPGVRIVADRSFASDSANGYRRALRRIARKRPDALFVSALAPDAVKVMKAARRIRALRAVPFIGGNAFNAPGLIAQGGRAAQGAISGAAWIATEDTPGNAAFVAAFRARFGTAPDQFAAQSYTGVKLLAEAIRRADSSDPRAIRDALAGLRDVDTVLGRFSFGPDREPQYTPVVQQIRGGRYVRIG; the protein is encoded by the coding sequence ATGCGCCGACTGCTCCCGCTGCTCACCGTCCTCCTGTCCCTCCTGGTCCCGGCGGCGGCGTTCGCGGCGCTGCCCGCCGGAGAGATCCGGCTCGGCGCCGTATGGTCGGTGACCGGGGCGGGCGCGAGCTACGCCGCGCTGCAGCCCGCCGGCGCCCAGCTCGCGGTCGACGAGGTCAACGCGTCCGGCGCGCTCGGCGGCGCGCGCCTCGCGCTCGACGAGCGCGACGACCGGTCCAGCGCGTCCCGCGCGGCCGAGCTCTTCACCCAGCTCATCGACACCGGGGCGGTCGCTCTGCTCGGGCCGACGCTGTCGAACTCGGCGCTCCAGGCCGATCGCGTGGCCCAGGGCCGCGGCGTTCCCGTGCTCGGCGTGTCGAACACCGGCGACGGGGTCCTCGACATCGGCGACGTCGTCTTCCGCGACTCGCTCTCCGAGCGCGCCGTCCAGCCTCGCACCGTCGCCGTGACCCACCGCCGGCTGCACTACCGCCGCGCCGCCATCGTGTGGGCGACGCCGGACGCGTACTCGAAGACCGGCCACGACGTGTTCCGCGAGGCGTTGCGCGGCACGCCCGGCGTGCGGATCGTCGCGGACCGCTCGTTCGCCTCGGACAGCGCGAACGGCTACCGGCGCGCCCTGCGCCGCATCGCCCGCAAGCGGCCCGACGCGCTGTTCGTCTCCGCGCTGGCGCCGGACGCCGTGAAGGTCATGAAGGCGGCTCGGCGCATCCGCGCGCTGCGCGCCGTCCCGTTCATCGGCGGCAACGCGTTCAACGCGCCCGGACTGATCGCGCAGGGCGGCCGCGCCGCGCAGGGCGCCATCTCGGGCGCGGCGTGGATCGCCACCGAGGACACGCCGGGCAACGCGGCCTTCGTGGCGGCCTTCCGGGCGCGCTTCGGCACGGCGCCCGACCAGTTCGCGGCGCAGTCCTACACCGGCGTCAAGCTGCTGGCCGAGGCGATCCGGCGCGCGGACTCCAGCGACCCGCGCGCGATCCGGGACGCGCTCGCCGGGCTGCGCGACGTCGACACGGTGCTCGGTCGCTTCTCGTTCGGCCCCGACCGTGAGCCGCAGTACACGCCGGTCGTGCAGCAGATCCGCGGCGGCCGGTACGTGCGGATCGGCTGA
- a CDS encoding AfsR/SARP family transcriptional regulator produces the protein MDFGILGPLQALDEGRLLTLGGSKQKALLALLLLHANETLSTERVIDELWGEQPPATAAKTVQMHVSRLRKALAAGAGAAADVVLTRERGYELRLDPERLDANRFERLVADGRRALAEGSAERASAALEEALALWRGRPLADVSYEAFAQAEIARLEDLRVAAIGQLIDAKLALARHDEVVEQLEALVVEHPYRERFRAQLMLALYRCDRQAEALQAYQDARRQMVEELGIEPGERLRELEAAILAQDAGLALVESPGPAETAARSVVVGRDRELAELGAALDQALAGRGRLVLLAGEPGIGKSMLADETMHRARARGARVAVGRCWEAGGAPAYWPWVQALPDLRELLGGVASRESDSGGARFELFVSIASSIRATASERPLAVFLDDLHAADAPSVLLCRFVAEQIADARVLVVGCYRDTEVGPHLAEVLPELDRTATVQRVRLRGLSRQDTARLLELSSGETLPDALAAKVHSETEGNPLFAGEVGRLLAAEGVVSQAGRLPMPDGVREAIGRRLARLSDDCRRTLSLASVIGREFEPATLELVSGVAQDELFAALDEAVAARLVGELPEGGTMLRFSHVLVRDVVYDELPPTRRPGLHARVAEALERRYDANLEPHHAELAHHYLLAGSAGSGKALHHAGAAGRRAASQLAYEEAARHYRNALEVLDTHGPQDRRLACDLLLALGEALSRAGSVPDAKDALRRAAAIAEQEGWADKLTLAAINYGGRFGWERASTDPALVPLLMRALAAVGDDDGRSRVRLLGRLAAAMRDDPSRDARVPVAEEALAIAERSGDPATLAYALDGYWAAVEMPGLERQGLERCRRLVSLGRDIGDTEVVFAGHDHRFHLFMQLGDRAAADVEFEALSALADEMRQPAQRWHVSTEHASLALLEGRFEDAERLIEETLARGRLAVSWNAAVSQKLQLFVLRRAQGRLAEVEESMTRSLYEYPTLLRFRCALAHLHGELGHTEPARREMDQLLALDLEHEYLDAEWMFSLVMLADPCAFLGDVAAGDRLHALLAPCEQNYAYAPVEAAFGSVARALGRLAQVAGRPDEAGRHFEAALEIERRMRARPWLAHAQHDYAAMLLAGGGEAGGKRAAGLLDEAISTYRELGMDRWARRAENLRPISAPRPGGPISPDRSPR, from the coding sequence ATGGACTTCGGCATCCTCGGTCCGCTGCAGGCTCTCGACGAGGGCCGGCTCCTCACGCTTGGAGGCAGCAAGCAGAAGGCGCTCCTGGCCCTCCTGCTGCTGCACGCCAACGAGACGCTCAGCACCGAACGGGTGATCGACGAGCTGTGGGGCGAGCAGCCGCCGGCCACGGCGGCCAAGACGGTGCAGATGCACGTCTCGCGGTTGCGCAAGGCGCTGGCCGCGGGCGCCGGCGCGGCGGCCGACGTGGTGCTGACCCGCGAGCGCGGCTACGAGCTGCGCCTGGACCCCGAGCGCCTCGACGCCAACCGCTTCGAGCGACTGGTCGCCGACGGGCGCCGGGCGCTGGCCGAGGGCAGCGCCGAGCGGGCATCGGCGGCGCTGGAGGAGGCCCTGGCGCTCTGGCGCGGCCGGCCGTTGGCCGACGTCTCCTACGAGGCGTTCGCCCAAGCCGAGATCGCCCGCCTCGAGGACCTGCGGGTGGCGGCGATCGGGCAGCTGATCGACGCCAAGCTCGCGCTGGCGCGCCACGACGAGGTGGTCGAGCAGCTCGAGGCGCTTGTCGTCGAGCATCCCTACCGCGAGCGCTTCCGCGCGCAGCTCATGCTCGCGCTCTACCGCTGCGACCGGCAGGCCGAGGCGCTGCAGGCCTACCAGGACGCGCGCCGCCAGATGGTCGAGGAGCTCGGCATCGAGCCGGGTGAACGGCTGCGGGAGCTCGAGGCGGCGATCCTCGCCCAGGATGCCGGCCTGGCGCTGGTCGAGTCGCCGGGACCGGCGGAGACCGCCGCCCGGAGTGTGGTGGTCGGCCGCGATCGGGAGCTGGCCGAGCTCGGCGCCGCGCTTGACCAGGCGCTGGCCGGCCGAGGGCGACTGGTCCTGCTCGCAGGCGAGCCGGGGATAGGCAAGAGCATGCTCGCCGACGAGACGATGCACCGGGCGCGCGCGCGGGGTGCCCGGGTCGCCGTCGGCCGTTGCTGGGAGGCCGGCGGCGCGCCGGCCTACTGGCCTTGGGTGCAGGCGCTGCCGGACCTCCGCGAGCTGCTCGGCGGTGTCGCGTCACGCGAGAGCGACTCGGGCGGCGCGCGCTTCGAGCTGTTCGTGTCGATCGCATCGTCGATCCGCGCGACCGCCTCCGAACGGCCGCTGGCCGTCTTCCTCGACGACCTGCACGCGGCCGACGCCCCTTCAGTCCTGCTGTGTCGGTTCGTGGCCGAGCAGATCGCCGACGCGCGCGTGCTGGTGGTCGGCTGCTATCGCGACACCGAGGTGGGCCCGCACCTGGCCGAGGTGCTCCCTGAGCTCGACCGCACGGCCACCGTCCAGCGGGTTCGGCTGCGCGGGCTCAGCCGGCAGGACACCGCCCGGCTGCTCGAGCTGTCCTCGGGCGAGACGCTGCCCGATGCCCTGGCGGCGAAGGTGCACTCGGAGACCGAGGGCAACCCGCTGTTCGCCGGGGAGGTGGGGCGACTGCTGGCCGCGGAAGGAGTGGTCTCGCAGGCCGGAAGGCTCCCGATGCCCGACGGGGTCCGCGAGGCGATCGGCCGGCGTCTGGCCAGGCTGTCGGATGACTGCCGGCGCACGCTGAGCCTCGCCTCGGTGATCGGCCGCGAGTTCGAGCCCGCGACGCTCGAGCTCGTCTCGGGGGTCGCCCAGGACGAGCTGTTCGCCGCTCTCGACGAAGCGGTGGCGGCACGGCTCGTCGGCGAGCTGCCCGAGGGCGGCACGATGCTGCGCTTCTCGCACGTGCTCGTGCGCGACGTCGTCTACGACGAGCTTCCGCCGACGCGGCGTCCCGGCCTGCACGCGCGGGTGGCTGAGGCGCTCGAGCGGCGCTACGACGCGAACCTCGAGCCCCACCATGCCGAACTGGCCCACCACTACCTGCTGGCGGGCTCCGCAGGGTCGGGGAAGGCGCTGCACCACGCGGGCGCCGCGGGGCGTCGCGCGGCGTCGCAGCTGGCGTACGAGGAGGCGGCGCGGCATTACCGCAACGCGCTGGAGGTCCTCGACACGCACGGACCCCAGGACCGCCGGCTCGCCTGCGATCTCCTCCTCGCGCTGGGCGAGGCCCTCAGCCGCGCCGGAAGCGTCCCCGATGCGAAGGATGCGCTGCGCCGCGCCGCGGCCATCGCCGAGCAGGAGGGCTGGGCCGACAAGCTCACGCTCGCGGCGATCAACTACGGCGGGAGATTCGGCTGGGAGCGCGCGAGCACCGATCCGGCGTTGGTGCCGCTCCTCATGCGTGCGCTCGCTGCGGTCGGTGACGACGACGGCCGCAGCCGGGTCCGGTTGCTCGGTCGCCTGGCGGCGGCGATGCGCGACGATCCCTCACGCGATGCACGGGTCCCCGTCGCCGAGGAGGCGCTGGCGATCGCGGAGCGCAGCGGCGACCCTGCCACTCTCGCCTACGCCTTGGACGGCTACTGGGCGGCGGTCGAGATGCCGGGCCTCGAGCGTCAGGGTCTGGAGAGGTGCCGGCGACTGGTCTCGCTCGGCCGCGACATCGGGGACACCGAGGTCGTCTTCGCCGGCCACGACCACCGCTTTCACCTGTTCATGCAGTTGGGCGACCGGGCCGCCGCGGACGTCGAGTTCGAAGCCCTGAGCGCCCTTGCCGACGAGATGCGCCAGCCCGCGCAGCGCTGGCACGTATCGACCGAGCATGCGTCGCTCGCGCTGCTGGAGGGCCGCTTCGAGGACGCCGAGCGACTGATCGAAGAGACCCTGGCCCGCGGACGGCTGGCGGTGAGCTGGAACGCAGCCGTGTCGCAGAAGCTGCAGTTGTTCGTCCTGCGCCGCGCGCAGGGGCGCCTCGCCGAGGTCGAGGAGTCGATGACGAGGTCCCTGTACGAGTACCCCACGCTGCTGCGCTTCCGCTGCGCGCTCGCCCACCTCCATGGCGAACTCGGCCACACGGAACCGGCACGCCGCGAGATGGACCAGTTGCTCGCGCTCGATCTGGAGCACGAGTATCTCGATGCGGAGTGGATGTTCAGCCTGGTGATGCTGGCCGACCCCTGCGCGTTCCTCGGCGACGTCGCGGCAGGCGACCGGCTTCACGCGCTGCTGGCCCCGTGCGAGCAGAACTACGCCTATGCCCCGGTGGAAGCGGCTTTCGGTTCGGTGGCCCGCGCCCTCGGGCGGCTCGCCCAGGTCGCGGGCCGCCCCGACGAGGCCGGCCGGCACTTCGAGGCAGCCCTGGAGATCGAGCGGCGAATGCGGGCGCGCCCATGGCTCGCTCATGCCCAGCATGACTACGCCGCCATGCTTCTGGCGGGAGGCGGCGAAGCGGGCGGGAAGCGCGCCGCGGGGCTGCTCGACGAGGCCATCTCCACCTACCGGGAGCTCGGCATGGACCGCTGGGCACGGCGCGCGGAGAACCTCCGCCCCATCTCGGCGCCCCGTCCCGGCGGCCCCATCAGCCCCGATCGGAGCCCCAGATGA
- a CDS encoding M36 family metallopeptidase has product MPTPRVLATTVAAALLVAAPASAAARPDFDAHGSAAGASARTLAAASGALTGPSPGSAADVARSYLRRERASLGLDAADVSSLALARTVALGPDAVNLHFADEQDGVPLFGSDLRVAVADDGRVLSVTGAPAHDAAAPTLTPHVSAADAVAAARSDAGLSGPAGAASEVGGARSETRFGGGTTAKLVRFPWGDASIVAWRVLLRDDDAGALSDYVLDGRWATVLYRHSLVDSAATGFTFPAWPGNAVGGTQADEDFTPWLTDSTRLLGNNTHVWPDIDADESPGPLEEVPPSSGSDYHYPLTPVASPGHACLTGVGCTWDSRVPDSWRTNLAQDATQVFSFVNRMHDWLMQPSIGFTEAAGNFQTVNFTGQGKGGDAVLGKASYGADTDDGLPAGRYQNNANMGTPPDGSAPTMRMYMWTDPPYADVHGGVDPAIVLHEYTHGLSNRLVIDADGISTLVGAQPGAMGEGWSDWYALDYIVAHGYETDDPAQPGSLAGAPVLTMLRSQPADCPVGVSDPRCPGTATAGPGGYTYGDFGKLAPRGPEVHDDGEIWTETLWDLRTRLEADLGAANGAQRARSLVTRAMQLSSPYPSFLDMRNAILRADASFFGGADTDAIWEVFAARGMGFFASAANAIDTTPIEDFSLPPASTGTLSGRVTAAGEAAAGVTVTVDAGASTVTGADGRYSLELPAGTYPRVTFGPTNGVDGLTVRSVAVPAGGTRTLDATTRTDWLSTGSGATIASVSPGAFSGNGAGPLQAIDQNPGTAWAGPGPETADDEGPRQLTIQLARAINVSAVTIDPGTDPRVGPSWAIREFRIETSTDGVAFTPAAGGAFTPADLGSPHRVALDAGTVPAVRYLRLVVLSTQGPFSDNSGAMAVAEISAYGTPWVAPAPSPSGGGGSTQAPQPVPEPGPSPEPPALTPAPVAPVRPPAPQATLRVAELPKLGALVRRGLPLRVTCATACRARVVVRLPFANGLVAGVAQRDLAAGRAATVRVKLRRGAAKRLAGRRSARARVTVQLTGREGGPARRLTQTIRLSR; this is encoded by the coding sequence GTGCCCACTCCCCGTGTCCTGGCGACCACCGTCGCCGCGGCGCTGCTCGTCGCCGCTCCCGCCTCTGCCGCCGCCCGCCCCGACTTCGACGCCCATGGTTCAGCCGCCGGGGCGTCCGCCCGCACGCTCGCCGCTGCGAGCGGCGCGCTGACCGGCCCGTCGCCCGGCTCCGCCGCCGACGTCGCCCGCTCCTACCTGCGGCGCGAGCGAGCGAGCCTCGGTCTCGACGCGGCCGACGTGAGCTCGCTCGCCCTCGCCCGGACCGTCGCGCTCGGACCCGACGCGGTCAACCTGCACTTCGCCGACGAGCAGGACGGCGTGCCGCTCTTCGGCTCGGACCTGCGCGTCGCCGTGGCCGACGACGGCCGCGTGCTGAGCGTGACCGGCGCGCCCGCCCACGACGCCGCCGCGCCGACGCTCACCCCGCACGTGTCCGCCGCGGACGCCGTCGCCGCGGCGCGGTCCGACGCCGGGCTGAGCGGTCCGGCCGGCGCCGCGAGCGAGGTGGGCGGCGCGAGAAGCGAGACGCGCTTCGGCGGGGGGACGACCGCGAAGCTCGTGCGCTTCCCGTGGGGCGACGCGTCGATCGTCGCCTGGCGCGTGCTTCTGCGCGACGACGACGCCGGCGCGCTCTCCGACTACGTCCTCGACGGCCGCTGGGCGACGGTCCTGTACCGCCACTCGCTCGTCGACTCGGCGGCGACCGGCTTCACGTTCCCCGCCTGGCCCGGCAACGCGGTCGGCGGCACGCAGGCCGACGAGGACTTCACGCCGTGGCTCACCGATTCCACGCGGCTGCTCGGCAACAACACGCATGTGTGGCCGGACATCGACGCCGACGAGTCGCCCGGGCCGCTCGAGGAGGTCCCGCCGTCGTCGGGCTCGGACTACCACTATCCACTGACGCCCGTGGCCTCGCCCGGGCACGCCTGCCTGACGGGCGTCGGCTGCACGTGGGACAGCCGGGTGCCCGACTCGTGGCGCACCAACCTGGCCCAGGACGCGACGCAGGTCTTCTCGTTCGTCAACCGCATGCACGACTGGCTGATGCAGCCGTCGATCGGCTTCACCGAGGCGGCCGGCAACTTCCAGACGGTCAACTTCACCGGACAGGGCAAGGGCGGCGACGCCGTGCTCGGCAAGGCCAGCTACGGCGCCGACACCGACGACGGCCTGCCCGCGGGGCGCTATCAGAACAACGCGAACATGGGCACGCCGCCGGACGGCAGCGCGCCGACGATGCGGATGTACATGTGGACCGACCCGCCGTACGCCGACGTGCACGGCGGCGTCGACCCGGCCATCGTCCTGCACGAGTACACGCACGGCCTGTCGAACCGGCTCGTGATCGACGCCGACGGCATCAGCACGCTCGTGGGCGCGCAGCCGGGCGCCATGGGCGAGGGCTGGAGCGACTGGTACGCGCTCGACTACATCGTCGCGCACGGCTACGAGACCGACGACCCGGCGCAGCCGGGATCCCTGGCCGGTGCGCCGGTCCTGACGATGCTGCGCAGCCAGCCGGCGGACTGCCCGGTCGGCGTCTCCGATCCGCGCTGCCCCGGAACGGCGACCGCGGGCCCGGGCGGCTACACGTACGGCGACTTCGGCAAGCTCGCGCCGCGCGGCCCGGAGGTCCACGACGACGGCGAGATCTGGACCGAGACGCTGTGGGACCTGCGCACGCGGCTCGAGGCCGACCTCGGCGCCGCCAACGGCGCGCAGCGGGCCCGGTCGCTCGTCACCCGCGCGATGCAGCTCTCGTCGCCGTACCCGTCGTTCCTCGACATGCGCAACGCGATCCTGCGCGCCGACGCGTCGTTCTTCGGCGGCGCGGACACCGACGCGATCTGGGAGGTGTTCGCGGCGCGCGGCATGGGCTTCTTCGCGTCGGCGGCCAACGCCATCGACACCACGCCGATCGAGGACTTCTCGCTGCCGCCGGCGTCGACCGGCACGCTCAGCGGCCGCGTGACCGCGGCCGGCGAGGCCGCGGCGGGCGTCACGGTGACCGTCGACGCGGGCGCGAGCACCGTCACCGGCGCAGACGGCCGCTACTCGCTCGAGCTGCCGGCGGGGACGTACCCGCGCGTCACGTTCGGCCCGACGAACGGCGTCGACGGCCTCACGGTGCGTTCGGTCGCCGTGCCGGCGGGCGGGACGCGCACGCTTGACGCGACCACCCGCACGGACTGGCTGTCGACCGGCAGCGGCGCGACGATCGCGTCGGTCTCGCCCGGCGCCTTCAGCGGCAACGGGGCCGGCCCGCTGCAGGCGATCGACCAGAATCCCGGCACCGCGTGGGCCGGTCCCGGACCCGAGACGGCGGACGACGAGGGCCCGCGGCAGCTGACGATCCAGCTCGCGCGAGCGATCAACGTCTCCGCGGTGACGATCGATCCCGGCACCGACCCGCGCGTCGGCCCCTCGTGGGCGATCCGGGAGTTCCGCATCGAGACGTCGACCGACGGCGTCGCGTTCACGCCCGCCGCCGGCGGCGCGTTCACGCCCGCCGACCTCGGCTCACCGCACCGCGTCGCGCTCGATGCCGGCACGGTGCCGGCGGTCCGGTACCTGCGCCTGGTCGTCCTGTCCACGCAGGGGCCGTTCTCCGACAACAGCGGCGCGATGGCCGTCGCCGAGATCTCGGCCTACGGCACGCCGTGGGTCGCACCGGCGCCGTCGCCCAGCGGAGGCGGCGGGTCGACCCAGGCGCCGCAGCCCGTGCCCGAGCCGGGACCCTCGCCCGAGCCCCCGGCCCTGACGCCGGCCCCCGTCGCCCCCGTCAGGCCGCCGGCTCCGCAGGCGACGCTGCGCGTCGCCGAGCTGCCGAAGCTCGGCGCGCTGGTCCGCCGCGGCCTGCCCCTGCGGGTGACCTGCGCGACCGCGTGCCGCGCGCGGGTGGTCGTCCGGCTGCCGTTCGCCAACGGCCTGGTCGCCGGCGTGGCGCAGCGCGACCTCGCCGCCGGCCGGGCGGCGACGGTGCGCGTGAAGCTGCGCCGGGGCGCGGCGAAGCGGCTCGCGGGACGGCGCTCCGCACGGGCCCGCGTCACCGTGCAGCTCACCGGGCGCGAGGGCGGTCCGGCGCGGAGGCTGACGCAGACCATCCGCCTGTCGCGCTGA
- a CDS encoding HdeD family acid-resistance protein — MSEQVDQAVVRDTARKVTGLWWLWLISGIAWVIVALVVLQFDSASATTVGVIIGLMFLFSGIEQLFMATVADSMRWVWALFGVLLVVAGVISLIQPKSTFAGIADILGFLFLLVGVFWTVQAFIDRADNDLWWIGLVSGILMIILAFWTSGQFLIDKAFLLLVFAGVWALLHGLNDFVKAFALRSAHKQL; from the coding sequence ATGTCCGAACAGGTCGACCAGGCGGTGGTGCGCGACACGGCGCGCAAGGTGACGGGGTTGTGGTGGCTGTGGCTGATCAGCGGGATCGCCTGGGTGATCGTCGCGCTCGTCGTCCTGCAGTTCGACTCGGCGTCCGCGACGACGGTCGGCGTCATCATCGGCCTGATGTTCCTCTTCTCGGGCATCGAGCAGCTGTTCATGGCGACGGTCGCCGACAGCATGAGGTGGGTCTGGGCGCTGTTCGGCGTGCTGCTCGTGGTGGCGGGCGTGATCTCGCTCATCCAGCCGAAGAGCACGTTCGCCGGGATCGCCGACATCCTCGGCTTCCTCTTCCTGCTCGTCGGCGTCTTCTGGACCGTGCAGGCGTTCATCGACCGGGCGGACAACGACCTGTGGTGGATCGGCCTGGTCTCCGGGATCCTCATGATCATCCTGGCCTTCTGGACGAGCGGGCAGTTCCTCATCGACAAGGCGTTCCTGCTGCTCGTGTTCGCGGGCGTCTGGGCGCTGCTGCACGGCCTGAACGACTTCGTCAAGGCGTTCGCCTTGCGCTCCGCCCACAAGCAGCTCTGA